The genomic stretch CCGCCATGTTGATGATGGGGCGCACGCTCACACCGGGGGAGCGCATATCCACCAGGAAGAAGGAGATGCCCCGGTGCTTCTCGGCATCGGGATTGGTGCGGGCCAACAGCATAATCCAATCGGCGCGGTGGGCCAGACTCGTCCAGATCTTGGAGCCGTTGATGACATAGTCGTCCCCATCTCGCACGGCGCGGGTCTGCAGGGACGCCAGGTCCGACCCCGACCCCGGCTCCGAATACCCCTGGCACCACTGCACCTCTCCCCGCGCCACCGGGGGCAGGAAACGCTTCTTCTGCTCCTCGCTGCCCCAGATCATCAGGGTGGGGGCCATCATGCGGGTGCCAAAGATATCCCTCCCCGGACAGCGTCCGTAGGACATCTCCTCGTTGAAAATGAGTTGGGTGATGTGGGAGGCTCCCATGCCCCCATACTCTTTCGGCCAGTGCAGGGTCAGCCACCCCTTCTGCGCCAACTTCTTGCGCAGGCGGCGTGTCATCTCCCATTCCTCCTCACCCAACTCCCCCCCGTCAAAGTCGGGGGGCACCTCGGCCTTGATGAAGGCCCGCACCTCCTGCCGAAAAGCCTCTTCCTCGGGGGTGAACTTGAAGTCCATAGCGCCTCCTTGCAAGCAACGCTCCCGCCCTATTGTAACGGGTATGGGTGGACTAAGCAAGGTCAGAAGGTGGGATGCACTGTTGACGAGGAGGTGCCCAGCCACGCGGTCAAGGCTTGGTGCAGGGACGGGGCTGGGGGCAACGGATTACCCCATCCCTCCAGGTGCACCCTCTCCGCCAAGGGGCGCCTTCCCACCCGCACTGGTCCTTCACCCGGATATCCGATAGGGATAATACCAATGGGGCGCACCTGGGGAGGTAAACCTAGCACACGGGCAACCTCGGCGTCTCGGAATGCCCCCACAAAACACGCCCCCAACCCCTCATCCACCGCTGTCAGCAGAATCAGCAGGGATGCAAAAGCCCCATCGGTGATGCAATACCTCTCCCATCCCCGCTGGCCGTAGCGCCAGGTGGTGCGGCGGGCATCGGCGCACACCACGATGACCACCGGGGCCTGGACGATGAACTCCTGCCCCAAGGCCGCCTCGGCTAACTGCCGCTTGCGGGTGGCGTCTTGAACCAGGATAAACTCCTGAGGCTCCAAGTGGCCTGCGCTTGGGGCCCTCTGGGCATATTCCAACAGACGCGCCAGTTTCTCCGCCTCCACAGGACGGTTCTGGAAGGCCCGCACCATGCGGCGTCGGCGCACAACGGTGCCGAATTCCACACCTACCTCCTTGTCCGAGAAGCACGCTCCATCAGCACCCCGCCGGAAAGTGGCGCTCTGCAGGCGTCGGAGGGGGGGCCGGCCGACCCACCAGAGGGCGCACCCTCTCCCACACCCGACGGGCCACCTCCCGACGGGGCAAGGTGGCATCCACGATGCACCACCGGTCAGGCTCCTCTTGGGCGAGGATCAGATACCCCTCCCGCACCCGGCGCAGGAAGTCCTCTCCCGCTGTTTCAAAGCGATCGCTCGTGGTCGGAGGACGCCGACGCAACCCCTCCTGGGGGGGTATGTCTAAAAGAAAGGTGATGTGAGGCACTAGCCCGGCCGTGGCCAATCGGTTGCCCGCCCGGAGAATGTCCAAGGGGATGCCCCGCCCATACCCTTGATAGGCCAGGGTGCTATCCGCCCACCGGTCGCATACCACCCATTGGCCCTGTTCTAGAGCGGGGGCCAGCACCTGACACACCAACTGGGCGCGCGCCGACAGAAACAAAAAGGCCTCCGCCTCGGGAGAGAGGGGGAAAGACGCCCTCTTCAGGAGACGGCGCAGGCGCTCGCCCAAAGGGGTGCCCCCCGGCTCCCGCACCAGGAGGGAGGGAATACCAACCCCCCGCAAGCGGCGAACCAACAGGCGGGCCTGCGTGGTCTTCCCCGCTCCCTCTATCCCCTCAAAGGTAACCAGCCGACCCCTCATCCCCTTGCCCCGAGGGCGACGGGTTGTAGCCGGCTTTGCCGTTGGCCACTAGCCAGGCGCTGGAGCACCGCCTCCACCACACGCACCGTGTTCTCCAAGTTCTCCACATCCAGGAACTCCAGGCGGTCTTGGGGGGTGTGGATGAGGCGGAAGTCGGGGGTGGTCAGAAGGACAGCGGGGATGCCGGCTTGAATAAAGGGGAGGTGGTCACTGGGGGCATCCCGCAGGTTGATGCCGGCGACGGCGATGCCTATCTGGCGACCTGCATCCAGCACGGTCTGTTGCAAGGCGAAATCCCCGGCGGTGGCTAGGCGCACGGCCGAGCCTATCACGTCCAGGTTGAGCACCGCCAGGATACCTTCCCGCTCCTCTGGGGAGAGGGATTGGACATAGAACCGGCTTCCGAACAGGCCCTCCTCCTCGCCCCCGAAGGCGATGAAGCGCAGGGCAAAGGGGAAGGAGTGCTCCCGCAGGCGTTGGGCCAGGGTCAGAAGCGCCCCCGTCCCCGATGCATTATCGTTAGCGCCCGGAACGCCCTCCACGGTATCGTAGTGGGCCGTGAGGAGAACGACCCGCGCCCCCGGGGGTGTTCCCGGCCGTTCGGCGATGATGTTCTGGCTGGGGTAGTCCTGGCTCCATACCCGCACCCGCAGGCGCACGGTCCCTTGCGCCAGCAGACCCTTGAGGCGCTGGCCCTCCTCCTGGCTAATGCTCACCACAGGTAGGGGAGCGCTATGCTGCAATGCTCCCTGGAAGAGGCCGGGCTGGTTGTTGGCCACCACCAGCGCCACCGCACCCGCCTCGGCCACCGCCTGAGCCTTCTCCTGGAAGGTGATGCTTCCCCGGTCGGCCAAGGCGATGCGCCCCCGCACCCCTTCAGCGGGGAGGTCCTCCCGTCGCGCCAGGCCCACAAACACCACCTCACCCTCCACCTCCCCCTCGCCCGAGCGGAGCATGTGGGCGTTCTCTATGGTCCCGGGGGTGGGAGCAAGAACCACCACTTCGCTATGGGTCAGAGTTACCGGGAACTCTTGCGTGCGCACCGCATAGCCCATCTGGGCCAGGGCCTCTTGTAGGAAGGCGGCCGCCTGCCGCTCCCGTCCCGACACCGTATCCCGTGGGGAAAGCGCTACCAACCTCCTGGCCCATTCCAGAACCTGCTCGCCCAGGGGGAAGGAGGCGGGCGTGGGCGAGGGGACAGGGGTATGGGCAGGGGTGGGCGTAGGGGTGGGCAGAGGGGTTGGGGTAGGGGGAGGAGTCGTCCGCTGACACGCCCCCACCAGCAGCAGGAGCACCCCCAGCAGGACGAGAGAAGCCAGACCCCGATGACGCTTCTGCATACCCCTAGCCTACGCCAGTTGGGGGCACGGGTCAATGGCCTCCGGGGGCTTGCGGCGTTTCGTCCACAGCACCACTTCATGAGCGCGGGGAAGGGCCACCAAAGGCATAACCTCCCCTTTGTCCGTAGTGGAGTGGCACCCTCGTGCCTTTCCGTTGACGGGGCGTCGGCATGCCCCTACAGTGGGGCTGTGGGAGCGGTCGCCACGCGCAGAGAAAAGGAAATGCGCGCCTGAAGCACACCCCTTCCCGATTGCACTGGCCGGGTCAATACTGCGGCCTTACCGCCACAGCATCCCCAGCAGACCTCGTTTACGCATCTGGGCCAGGCGCTTCATGAGCGCCTGCATCTCGGCGAACTGCTTCAGCAGGGCGTTCACTTCCTGCACCGTCGTCCCGCTCCCCTTGGCGATGCGCCGCCGACGGGAGCCGTCGATAATCTCCGGATGCCGCCGCTCCTGGGGCGTCATGCTCAAAATGATGGCCTCAATCCGCTTCAGATGCTTCTCGTCCAGTTCCTCTAGGGGTA from Dehalococcoidia bacterium encodes the following:
- a CDS encoding acyl-CoA dehydrogenase family protein, with protein sequence MDFKFTPEEEAFRQEVRAFIKAEVPPDFDGGELGEEEWEMTRRLRKKLAQKGWLTLHWPKEYGGMGASHITQLIFNEEMSYGRCPGRDIFGTRMMAPTLMIWGSEEQKKRFLPPVARGEVQWCQGYSEPGSGSDLASLQTRAVRDGDDYVINGSKIWTSLAHRADWIMLLARTNPDAEKHRGISFFLVDMRSPGVSVRPIINMAGVHSFNQVFFDNVRVPKQNLVGEENRGWYVAVTLLDFERSGVDYSASARRTIEELAQFAREFAPSGRPLAQDARVRNALADLYVQAHTARMIAYNVAYMQSKGQVPNKESSISKVFGTELVQRVTNFGVNMMGPYGQLLRGSKWAKLNGRLQTAWLTSFSATIAAGTSEVQRNIIAMRGLGLPRG
- a CDS encoding nitroreductase family protein, whose protein sequence is MEFGTVVRRRRMVRAFQNRPVEAEKLARLLEYAQRAPSAGHLEPQEFILVQDATRKRQLAEAALGQEFIVQAPVVIVVCADARRTTWRYGQRGWERYCITDGAFASLLILLTAVDEGLGACFVGAFRDAEVARVLGLPPQVRPIGIIPIGYPGEGPVRVGRRPLAERVHLEGWGNPLPPAPSLHQALTAWLGTSSSTVHPTF
- the tmk gene encoding dTMP kinase gives rise to the protein MRGRLVTFEGIEGAGKTTQARLLVRRLRGVGIPSLLVREPGGTPLGERLRRLLKRASFPLSPEAEAFLFLSARAQLVCQVLAPALEQGQWVVCDRWADSTLAYQGYGRGIPLDILRAGNRLATAGLVPHITFLLDIPPQEGLRRRPPTTSDRFETAGEDFLRRVREGYLILAQEEPDRWCIVDATLPRREVARRVWERVRPLVGRPAPPPTPAERHFPAGC
- a CDS encoding M28 family peptidase; translation: MQKRHRGLASLVLLGVLLLLVGACQRTTPPPTPTPLPTPTPTPAHTPVPSPTPASFPLGEQVLEWARRLVALSPRDTVSGRERQAAAFLQEALAQMGYAVRTQEFPVTLTHSEVVVLAPTPGTIENAHMLRSGEGEVEGEVVFVGLARREDLPAEGVRGRIALADRGSITFQEKAQAVAEAGAVALVVANNQPGLFQGALQHSAPLPVVSISQEEGQRLKGLLAQGTVRLRVRVWSQDYPSQNIIAERPGTPPGARVVLLTAHYDTVEGVPGANDNASGTGALLTLAQRLREHSFPFALRFIAFGGEEEGLFGSRFYVQSLSPEEREGILAVLNLDVIGSAVRLATAGDFALQQTVLDAGRQIGIAVAGINLRDAPSDHLPFIQAGIPAVLLTTPDFRLIHTPQDRLEFLDVENLENTVRVVEAVLQRLASGQRQSRLQPVALGARG